The DNA window CCTCTGGTTTAATAGACATATTTACTTCCGGTGTACCCTTTATTGTTATGTAATCTCCAGTATAAGTCCCTTCCATTTCAGGCTCTATTTGTTGAGGATGTATCATGTCTATCTTAACTTCTCCGTTTACATATCCTTGACCTGTCATGTTTACTCCTGCCACATCTCCTGCTTTAGCAAATCCAAAAGGAGACTTCCTGTCAACACTAGTAACTATTGGCTTCATCTGTTGTTCAATCTTTCCTACTTCCCATCCTATAGCCTTAGCAATCATCTGTATGGATTCAGGAAAACCAACATGTCCAGCTAATGTACCATCTGTTATTCCCCTTTCAAATGCTTCAACGGTCAATCCCACACCTTGCTCCTCCATTACAGCAGGTCCAAATGGTGATAAGCTATTTACTCGTTTAGCTTCTATATGCTCTACATCAATCATGCATCCTGTTAAGCAAACTACTAGTAAATCCATTATTAGTCCTGGATTAATTCCAGTACCTAGTACTGTGACACCATTTTCCCTGGCTATATTATCAAGTTCTTTTGCTAATTCTGGACTTTGGGCATATGGATAAGACATTTCCTCTGCCGTAGATATAACATTCACTTTCTTTTCTAGTGCATATTTTAGTTTTGGAAATGCATTTTTAGTAAAGGAATCAGTAGCACATAAGCATATGTCACAGCTTTTTTCAGTTAAAACCTCTTCGATATTACCATTAATAATCACTTCCGGTCTTTCTTCTCTGTCAACGCCTAATACTTCATAAATACTTTTTCCTATTTTATTTGGACTTACATCACAAATACCAACAATCTCTACTCCTTTTTTCTTTAGCAGCATCTTTGCCATTCCACTTCCCATTGCCCCAAAACCCCAAATTATTACTTTAACCTTCTCCATAAACCACACCTCCAAAATATTCTTAAAACTTACTATATTCACCAAATACTAATGCAATATCTTTGCCAATAAACTATGACTTTTTAAGTAAAAATCTTTATCATTCTTAGCCGTTACTGCTATGTAAATTGCTAATGTATAACAGAAAACTTGGGTAATTAGTTAAGTAGAAGCATTGAGTTAAAAAAATAACCGCAAAATATTTTGCAGATATATGCAAAATATTTTGCGGTTATAATGGTATCTCGTATTTTTTAATTTTATGTTGCAGAGTCTGCCTTTTTACTCCCAAGATTCTTGCAGCTTCAGAAATATTATAGCCAGACTCATCAAGAGACTTTTGTATTAGTCTTTTTTCTACTGAATCAATTATTTCTGATAAGGGTTTGTGAGAATGAATGATGTCATTATAATTAGATTCATCCTCTAATGAGTTGGGTACGAAACCATAGAAATGCTCTGATTTGAGTACATGCTCATCTCTATAAATTAGATTCATAGCTCCTTCTATTAAGTTCTCCAGTTCACGAACATTCCCTGGCCAGGAATGCTTCATAAAAGCCTGCATCATGTCCTGAGATATTACCCAGACATCTTTATCTAATACTTCATTATATCGCTTAATGAAATGTGCACATAGAAGCTTAATATCATCTTTTCTCTCTCTTAATGGTGGAACTTTAATAGAAATTACATTTAATCTATAATACAAATCTTTTCTTATTATTCCCTTATTTATTGACTCCACAGGATCTTCATTAGTAGTAGCAATTATACGTACGTCAATAGGTATGTCTTTTAATCCTCCCACTCTTCTTATGCAGCCTTCTTGTAATACTCTAAGAAGTTTTGCCTGTAAAGAAAGACCCATTGAATTAATTTCATCTAATAAAAGTGTTCCTCCGTTTGCTTGTTCAAACAGACCTGGCCTGTCCAGTGCGCCTGTAAAGCTTCCTTTTACTGTTCCAAATAAAATGCTCTCCAATAGAGATTCTGGTAAGGCAGCACAGTTTTGTCCAATAAACGGATTGTTTTTTCTGCTTCCATCGTAATGTATACTTTGAGCAAACAGTTCTTTTCCAGAGCCTGTTTCACCATAAATTAATACACTAGAAGATGAATCCTTTGCCTTCCTAGCAATGTCTATAGATCTTACAAAGCTTTCATTATGACCTCTTAAGTCCTCAAATGTATACTTATTGCCCGTACTTAAAGGCTCTTTTTCTTTATCTCCAATGAGTTCCATCTGCAAATCAACCAGTTGTTCTGAAAGCTTTTGAATATTAGTAACGTTCCTTGCAATTTCCAGTGCTCCTAAAACAGTTTTATCTTTCTTAATAGGAATAGTTGTATTTATTGTAGTTATTTTTTCGCCTTTATAATTTAAGTAGGTCTGAGTTTTATCGAATATCTTCTGCCCAGTACTGACAACACTTAACAAAGTACTTGTGTGCTCATTTAGACTAGGAAATATTTCTAGCAACTGCTGGTTTATAACCTTTTCTTTTTCAATCCCCTCTAATTTAGCCATTGATTCATTATAAAATATGGTTTTTCCATCTGAATCTACAACATGAATTCCTACATCTATATGCTGCAAAATTTTTTGCAGTAGAAGCTTTTCAAATTCATGTGACCTCATAC is part of the Proteiniborus sp. MB09-C3 genome and encodes:
- the ord gene encoding 2,4-diaminopentanoate dehydrogenase translates to MEKVKVIIWGFGAMGSGMAKMLLKKKGVEIVGICDVSPNKIGKSIYEVLGVDREERPEVIINGNIEEVLTEKSCDICLCATDSFTKNAFPKLKYALEKKVNVISTAEEMSYPYAQSPELAKELDNIARENGVTVLGTGINPGLIMDLLVVCLTGCMIDVEHIEAKRVNSLSPFGPAVMEEQGVGLTVEAFERGITDGTLAGHVGFPESIQMIAKAIGWEVGKIEQQMKPIVTSVDRKSPFGFAKAGDVAGVNMTGQGYVNGEVKIDMIHPQQIEPEMEGTYTGDYITIKGTPEVNMSIKPEVEGGLGTIAMCVNMIPHVINAEPGLKTMIDLPVPRAIMGDMRDLIKR
- a CDS encoding sigma 54-interacting transcriptional regulator, whose translation is MRSHEFEKLLLQKILQHIDVGIHVVDSDGKTIFYNESMAKLEGIEKEKVINQQLLEIFPSLNEHTSTLLSVVSTGQKIFDKTQTYLNYKGEKITTINTTIPIKKDKTVLGALEIARNVTNIQKLSEQLVDLQMELIGDKEKEPLSTGNKYTFEDLRGHNESFVRSIDIARKAKDSSSSVLIYGETGSGKELFAQSIHYDGSRKNNPFIGQNCAALPESLLESILFGTVKGSFTGALDRPGLFEQANGGTLLLDEINSMGLSLQAKLLRVLQEGCIRRVGGLKDIPIDVRIIATTNEDPVESINKGIIRKDLYYRLNVISIKVPPLRERKDDIKLLCAHFIKRYNEVLDKDVWVISQDMMQAFMKHSWPGNVRELENLIEGAMNLIYRDEHVLKSEHFYGFVPNSLEDESNYNDIIHSHKPLSEIIDSVEKRLIQKSLDESGYNISEAARILGVKRQTLQHKIKKYEIPL